In Solea senegalensis isolate Sse05_10M unplaced genomic scaffold, IFAPA_SoseM_1 scf7180000015203, whole genome shotgun sequence, the following proteins share a genomic window:
- the LOC122762072 gene encoding calpain-2 catalytic subunit-like — ELTSDPEFIVSGATRTDICQGALGDCWLLAAIASLTLNQEVLARVVPHGQSFRDGEYAGIFHFQLWQFGEWVDVVVDDRLPVKDDELMFVHSAEGTEFWSALLEKAYAKVNGCYEALSGGSTIEGFEDFTGGIAEVHDLSQPSPHLFHILNKALDRGSLMGCSIDISSSADSEAVTSQKLVKGHAYSVTGVAEVEYRGDMEKLIRIRNPWGQVEWTGAWSDNSMQWRHISDEDRERLSHRSEDGEFWMSFSDFLRHYSRVEICNLTPDALSDGDVSKWALSTYEGTWRRGSTAGGCRNYPDTFWTNPQFVIRLDEEDDDPDDGEAGCSFVVGLIQKNRRRMRKMGEDMHTMGFAIYEVPDEFCGQRNVHLNRNFFLRHASAARSETFINLREVCSRFCLPPGEYLLVPSTFEPHKNGDFCVRVFSEKQAEFQELDDPIESRVEKIEMDEDEVDDRFRSLFGQLAGGDCEISVFELQKILNRVVSKRSDIETSGFSLVTCRNMVNLLDKDGSGKLGLVEFKILWTKIENYLKIYREKDVDQSGTMSSSEMRVAVDEAGFSLNNPLNQILVARYSEADLTIDFDNFVSCLIRLETMFDTFDTLDKVRSGTIELNLLEWLNVTML; from the exons gagctgacctctgaccctgagtTCATCGTGTCTGGAGCAACAAGGACCGACATCTGTCAGGGAGCACTGG gtgaCTGCTGGCTGCTCGCCGCCATCGCATCTCTGACCCTGAACCAGGAAGTTCTGGCCCGGGTCGTTCCACACGGACAGAGCTTCAGGGACGGAGAGTACGCCGGAATATTCCACTTCCAG TTGTGGCAGTTCGGGGAGTGGGTGGACGTGGTGGTGGACGACCGTCTACCAGTTAAAGATGACGAGCTGATGTTTGTCCACTCAGCAGAGGGGACGGAGTTCTGGAGCGCTCTGCTGGAGAAGGCCTACGCCAA GGTGAACGGATGTTACGAGGCTCTCTCTGGAGGATCCACCATTGAAGGTTTTGAGGATTTCACCGGAGGAATCGCTGAAGTCCACGACCTGAGTCAGCCAAGTCCACATCTGTTCCACATCCTGAACAAAGCTCTGGATCGAGGTTCTCTGATGGGCTGCTCCATTGAT ATCTCCAGCTCCGCTGACTCAGAGGCTGTCACTTCTCAGAAGTTGGTGAAAGGCCACGCCTACTCAGTGACAGGTGTAGCTGAG GTGGAGTACCGTGGGGACATGGAAAAGCTGATCCGGATCCGGAATCCCTGGGGTCAGGTGGAGTGGACCGGAGCCTGGAGTGACAA ttcCATGCAGTGGCGTCACATCAGTGACGAGGACAGAGAACGACTGAGTCATCGTTCAGAGGACGGAGAATTCTG gaTGTCGTTCTCTGATTTCCTGCGTCATTACTCGAGGGTAGAAATCTGTAACCTGACACCTGACGCTCTGAGTGACGGTGATGTCTCTAAGTGGGCGTTGTCCACGTACGAGGGCACCTGGAGGAGGGGCTCGACCGCCGGAGGCTGCAGGAACTACCCCG ACACGTTCTGGACAAACCCGCAGTTCGTGATCAGGTTGGATGAAGAGGACGACGACCCGGACGACGGCGAGGCCGGCTGCAGCTTTGTGGTCGGTCTGATCCAGAAGAACCGCAGACGCATGAGGAAGATGGGAGAGGACATGCACACCATGGGCTTTGCCATCTATGAG gttcctgacGAG TTCTGCGGTCAGCGCAACGTCCACCTGAACAGGAACTTCTTCCTACGCCACGCCTCCGCCGCGCGCTCCGAAACCTTCATCAACCTGCGTGAAGTGTGCAGTCGCTTCTGTCTGCCACCGGGGGAGTACCTGCTCGTCCCGTCCACGTTTGAGCCGCACAAGAATGGAGACTTCTGCGTCCGAGTTTTCTCCGAGAAACAGGCGGAGTTTCA agagtTGGATGACCCCATCGAGTCCAGAGTGGAGAAG ATTGAGATGGATGAAGACGAGGTGGACGATCGGTTCAGGAGTCTCTTTGGTCAGCTGGCCGGGGGG GATTGTGAAATCAGCGTCTTTGAGTTGCAGAAGATTCTCAACAGAGTTGTGAGCAAAC gatctGACATTGAGACCAGTGGCTTCAGCCTCGTGACATGTCGTAACATGGTGAACCTGCTGGAT AAAGATGGCAGCGGGAAACTCGGTCTGGTCGAGTTCAAAATTCTTTGGACAAAAATCGAGAACTATCTG aagaTTTACCGTGAGAAGGACGTGGATCAGTCGGGGACAATGAGCTCGTCAGAGATGAGAGTGGCAGTGGACGAAGCAG gtTTCAGTTTGAACAATCCTCTAAACCAGATCCTGGTGGCTCGTTACAGTGAAGCTGATCTCACCATCGACTTTGACAACTTTGTCAGCTGTTTGATTCGTCTGGAGACAATGTTTG ACACATTTGACACGTTGGACAAAGTCAGGTCAGGAACCATCGAGCTGAACCTTCTGGAG TGGCTGAACGTGACTATGCTCTGA